One window of Botrimarina mediterranea genomic DNA carries:
- the gatA gene encoding Asp-tRNA(Asn)/Glu-tRNA(Gln) amidotransferase subunit GatA: protein MADLTRFTAAEQRRLLDAGEVSSVELTQAHLDRITAIDAKVGAFLHVSSDRALQQAAAADERRAAGKPLGPLDGVPVAVKDVLCDEGELVTCASRMLEHFRAPYDSTVVAKLKAAGAVLVGRTNMDEFAMGGSTENSAFKKTHNPWDLTRSPGGSSGGSAAAVAACEAPLAIGTDTGGSIRQPAALCGIVGMKPTYGRVSRYGLVAFASSLDQVGPFARTVEDTALLYDAIAGHCDRDSTSANMEAKPTAPTIDEPLKGLRVGVVPEHYADGLDAEVKAAVDASVDRYKELGAEIVEVHLPNAKHGVATYYVIAPSEASSNLARYDGVHYGHRTDETAMHAELAAERKAATDAGDKAALKKIDSALVRLYRKSRSEGFGPEVQRRIMLGVYALSEGYADAYYLKGLQVRRLIRQDYDRAFEKVDVILGPTTPAPAFKLGELVDDPLSMYLLDLYTVAANLAGLPAISLPCGMSKSGLPIGMQLMAPPLEEERLLRAARMHEAAFGMAPLAKI, encoded by the coding sequence ATGGCCGACCTCACCCGCTTCACCGCCGCCGAGCAGCGTCGCCTCCTCGACGCCGGCGAAGTCTCTTCGGTCGAGCTGACGCAAGCGCACCTCGACCGCATCACGGCGATCGACGCTAAGGTCGGCGCGTTTCTGCACGTGTCATCGGATCGCGCGCTCCAACAAGCCGCTGCTGCTGACGAGCGTCGCGCCGCCGGCAAGCCGCTCGGCCCCCTCGATGGCGTTCCGGTCGCCGTGAAGGACGTTCTCTGCGACGAAGGTGAGCTCGTTACCTGCGCGTCGAGGATGCTCGAGCACTTCCGCGCGCCGTACGACTCGACCGTCGTCGCCAAGCTCAAGGCGGCCGGCGCTGTGCTCGTTGGCCGCACGAACATGGACGAGTTCGCAATGGGCGGCTCGACCGAGAACTCGGCGTTCAAGAAGACGCACAACCCCTGGGACCTTACGCGTTCGCCCGGCGGCTCCAGCGGCGGCTCGGCGGCGGCGGTCGCGGCTTGCGAGGCGCCCCTCGCCATCGGCACCGACACGGGCGGTTCGATCCGCCAGCCCGCCGCGCTGTGCGGCATCGTCGGCATGAAGCCCACTTACGGACGCGTCAGCCGTTACGGACTGGTGGCGTTCGCCAGCAGCCTCGACCAAGTCGGGCCGTTCGCCCGCACGGTCGAAGACACGGCCCTGCTCTACGACGCGATCGCCGGCCACTGCGACCGCGATTCGACCTCCGCCAACATGGAGGCGAAACCGACGGCGCCAACGATCGACGAGCCGCTCAAGGGTCTGCGTGTCGGCGTCGTTCCCGAGCACTACGCCGATGGCCTTGATGCCGAAGTGAAGGCCGCCGTCGATGCGAGCGTTGATCGATATAAGGAACTCGGCGCCGAGATTGTCGAAGTCCACCTACCAAACGCCAAGCACGGCGTGGCGACTTACTACGTCATTGCCCCCAGCGAGGCGTCGAGCAACCTCGCGCGTTACGACGGCGTTCACTACGGCCACCGCACCGACGAAACGGCGATGCACGCCGAGCTCGCCGCCGAGCGCAAGGCAGCGACCGACGCGGGCGACAAAGCGGCGCTGAAGAAGATCGACTCGGCCCTGGTGCGTCTCTACCGCAAGAGCCGCAGCGAAGGCTTCGGTCCCGAAGTGCAACGCCGCATCATGCTCGGCGTCTACGCGCTGAGCGAAGGCTACGCCGACGCGTATTACCTCAAGGGCCTGCAAGTCCGCCGCCTCATCCGCCAGGACTACGACCGCGCGTTTGAGAAGGTGGATGTGATCCTCGGCCCAACAACCCCGGCGCCGGCGTTCAAACTCGGCGAACTCGTCGACGACCCCCTGTCGATGTACCTCCTGGATCTCTACACCGTCGCCGCCAACCTCGCCGGCCTCCCCGCGATCAGCCTCCCCTGCGGCATGTCCAAGTCGGGCTTACCGATCGGCATGCAACTAATGGCCCCGCCACTAGAAGAAGAACGGCTCCTCAGAGCAGCACGGATGCACGAAGCGGCTTTTGGAATGGCGCCCCTCGCTAAGATTTAG
- a CDS encoding GxxExxY protein, whose translation MAEIVLKDESYAIVGACFEVYNELGCGFLEAVYQEALQLELGAKQIPYVPQSPLQIHYKGQPLIQAYRADLICYGSVLVELKAVSYINDDHRAQLLNYLHATKMPLGLLINFGHSKGLQHERFLPRT comes from the coding sequence ATGGCTGAGATCGTTCTTAAGGACGAGTCATATGCAATCGTGGGGGCTTGCTTCGAGGTATACAACGAACTGGGATGTGGCTTCCTAGAAGCGGTATATCAAGAAGCATTGCAACTTGAGTTAGGCGCTAAGCAGATTCCGTACGTTCCTCAATCGCCACTGCAAATCCACTACAAAGGTCAGCCGCTGATCCAGGCTTACCGTGCTGACTTGATATGCTATGGGTCCGTCCTTGTTGAACTGAAGGCTGTGTCATACATCAACGACGATCACCGAGCCCAACTACTGAACTACCTGCACGCTACAAAGATGCCCCTCGGTTTGCTTATCAACTTCGGGCACAGCAAAGGCCTCCAGCACGAACGATTCCTACCTCGAACTTAA
- the rpmB gene encoding 50S ribosomal protein L28, with product MARACELCGKGPQIGNQVTIRGKKKYLGGVGTKVTGITKRQFKPNLQRVKVAGEGGNAAHLRVCVQCIRSGAVVKKVRTAPFQLPVKAAKPQAAGKKK from the coding sequence ATGGCTCGCGCTTGTGAACTCTGTGGCAAAGGCCCGCAGATCGGCAACCAGGTCACCATCCGCGGTAAGAAGAAGTACCTCGGCGGCGTCGGCACCAAGGTCACTGGCATCACCAAGCGGCAGTTCAAGCCGAACTTGCAGCGCGTCAAGGTCGCGGGCGAGGGTGGCAACGCCGCTCACCTTCGAGTTTGCGTGCAGTGCATCCGCTCGGGCGCGGTCGTGAAGAAGGTCCGCACGGCGCCGTTCCAGTTGCCCGTGAAGGCCGCTAAGCCGCAAGCGGCTGGCAAGAAGAAGTAA
- the cydB gene encoding cytochrome d ubiquinol oxidase subunit II — MDYPTLWFVLLGVLLTGYAVLDGFDLGVALWHPFAKDDGERRLLVNSIGPLWDGNGVWLVTFGGALFAAFPEAYATAFSGFYLAFMAALGGLIFRAVSIEFRGKVDRAWWRVLWDTVFFTASFVATVVYGAAVGAAMAGVPLDDRGIMASSTLEQIGLFSLLTAALTLSAFALHGALFLGLKTTGDLQRRTRTWAWGAYFAYVVLFLITTGVAVATIDRATKNFDVHPWGLIIVVLNFLAVANVSRCLYKGYGGQAFISSGCSIAALVFLFGFALFPDLVASSTDPANSLTIYNSASSTATLKLMALFALIGMPFVLAYTSVVYWTFRGKVRIDKHSY; from the coding sequence ATGGACTACCCCACTCTCTGGTTCGTCCTCCTCGGCGTGTTGCTCACCGGGTACGCGGTGCTGGACGGGTTCGACCTGGGCGTCGCGCTGTGGCATCCGTTTGCGAAGGACGATGGCGAGCGGCGGCTATTGGTGAACTCGATCGGCCCGTTGTGGGACGGCAACGGTGTGTGGCTCGTGACGTTCGGCGGGGCGTTGTTTGCGGCGTTTCCTGAGGCGTACGCCACGGCGTTCTCGGGGTTCTATCTGGCTTTCATGGCGGCGCTGGGCGGGCTGATCTTTCGGGCCGTGTCGATCGAGTTCCGCGGCAAGGTCGATCGCGCGTGGTGGCGGGTGCTGTGGGACACGGTCTTCTTCACGGCGAGCTTCGTCGCAACTGTCGTCTACGGCGCCGCGGTCGGCGCGGCGATGGCGGGCGTGCCGCTCGATGACCGTGGCATCATGGCGAGCTCGACCCTCGAGCAAATCGGCCTCTTCTCACTGCTCACCGCTGCGCTGACGCTCTCCGCCTTCGCGCTGCACGGCGCGCTGTTCCTGGGCCTTAAGACCACCGGCGACTTGCAGCGTCGCACACGCACTTGGGCGTGGGGCGCCTACTTCGCGTACGTTGTGCTGTTCCTGATTACAACGGGCGTCGCCGTCGCTACCATCGACCGGGCCACCAAGAATTTTGACGTCCACCCTTGGGGACTGATCATCGTGGTGCTCAACTTCCTGGCGGTCGCCAACGTGTCGCGCTGCCTCTACAAGGGGTACGGCGGGCAGGCGTTCATCTCGTCGGGCTGTTCGATCGCGGCGCTGGTGTTCCTGTTCGGCTTCGCCCTCTTCCCCGACCTCGTGGCGTCTTCGACCGACCCCGCCAACAGCCTGACGATCTACAACTCGGCGTCGTCCACAGCGACGCTCAAGCTGATGGCCCTCTTCGCCCTGATCGGCATGCCCTTCGTGCTGGCGTACACGTCGGTGGTCTACTGGACCTTCCGAGGCAAAGTCCGCATCGACAAACACAGCTACTGA
- a CDS encoding inositol monophosphatase family protein, with protein MTTPAAASPATYPAEWKAAANERLDWARQITLEAGEITQTYFRSPTLRIEWKEDRTPVTLADQAAEQHLRKRIEERFPDDGILGEEYPEKPGTSGYKWILDPIDGTKPFMHGVPLYTNLVAVLEEASGEPILGVINAPASGETIHAAIGGGAWYQNGGGQNGGGELSRAHVSELKDLGEGLFLTGDVGGFQDRAEDATETYFALQQTARISRTWGDGYGYMMVAVGRAELMVDAKMSVWDAACLKPILEEAGGTFTSWSGDPTVHAGEGIATNGHVLKQVLAITAGK; from the coding sequence ATGACGACGCCCGCCGCCGCTTCGCCCGCTACGTACCCTGCCGAGTGGAAGGCCGCCGCCAATGAGCGGCTCGATTGGGCCCGCCAGATCACGCTCGAAGCGGGCGAGATCACCCAGACCTACTTCCGTTCGCCGACCCTACGGATCGAGTGGAAAGAGGACCGCACCCCGGTCACCCTGGCCGACCAGGCGGCCGAGCAGCACCTGCGGAAGCGGATCGAGGAGCGGTTCCCCGACGACGGCATCCTCGGCGAGGAGTACCCCGAAAAGCCCGGAACGTCGGGATACAAGTGGATCCTCGACCCGATCGACGGCACCAAGCCCTTCATGCACGGCGTGCCGCTGTACACCAACTTAGTGGCGGTGCTCGAAGAAGCCTCCGGCGAGCCGATCCTGGGCGTGATCAACGCCCCGGCGTCGGGCGAGACGATCCACGCCGCCATCGGCGGTGGCGCCTGGTACCAGAACGGCGGCGGCCAAAACGGCGGTGGGGAGCTGAGCCGAGCGCACGTCTCGGAACTGAAGGACCTGGGTGAGGGCCTCTTCCTAACCGGTGACGTCGGCGGCTTCCAGGACCGCGCCGAGGACGCCACGGAGACCTACTTCGCCCTCCAGCAGACGGCCCGCATATCCCGCACCTGGGGCGACGGTTATGGCTACATGATGGTCGCCGTCGGCCGAGCCGAGCTCATGGTCGACGCCAAGATGAGCGTCTGGGACGCGGCGTGCCTGAAGCCGATCCTCGAAGAAGCCGGCGGCACCTTCACCAGCTGGAGCGGCGACCCCACCGTCCACGCCGGCGAAGGCATCGCCACCAACGGGCATGTTTTGAAGCAGGTTTTGGCGATCACGGCTGGGAAGTAG
- the gatC gene encoding Asp-tRNA(Asn)/Glu-tRNA(Gln) amidotransferase subunit GatC → MAISRSDVERVAHLARLDLDDAQLEALTPQIAGIVAYVDSLAAVDTAGVEPMAHAVELYNVLRADEVRAGLSHEAALANAPRKDAVGFKVPAVLEG, encoded by the coding sequence ATGGCGATCTCTCGGAGCGATGTCGAGCGCGTCGCCCACCTGGCGCGGCTCGACTTGGACGACGCCCAGCTCGAAGCGCTGACGCCGCAGATCGCCGGCATCGTGGCGTACGTCGATTCGCTGGCGGCGGTCGATACGGCGGGCGTTGAACCAATGGCCCACGCCGTCGAACTCTACAACGTCTTGCGGGCCGACGAGGTGCGCGCGGGCCTGTCGCACGAGGCGGCCCTAGCGAACGCCCCGCGGAAGGATGCGGTCGGTTTCAAAGTGCCGGCTGTTCTCGAAGGTTGA
- the ccsA gene encoding cytochrome c biogenesis protein: MGATLEATPSATTARPTDAPRSRREASTLERLLGPLASLRLTVVLFSLAIFLVFAGTLAQVDHDVWYVVEENYFRVWVATIEWQAFARLVEMFTKSEAQPITGGFLFPGGKLIGVAMFLNLLAAHSVRFKVASKGGRLAAGLALVVAGVAATAWVIFGDKTVGDELSPAFSDGLWQAMRAGIAGLALVMTYWSLQARARLRTAEWGLAMALSLVLLGVAAYLFLYPSAAPDNSGMRILWQLTKSCGAAVLCLVGCLLAFKQRAGIVLLHAGVALLLVNELVVDLAHVEGVMSIQEGATANYAEDIRSVELAVVADEGDTQRVTVVPQNVLAKAAKSGEVVKHPDLPFDLKVVRFDENSTLAAVGPVAENPATQGAGLQRIALANRSVSGASAASGVNRPSAYVEPIDKETGKSLGVWLVSNSYMRTPGGGGIGLLSQPIEAGGETYGVDLRFKRLYKDYSVTLQDFRFDRYSGTNVPKNFQSDVVINDPSRGVERDAKIWMNNPLRYAGDTLYQQGYDEVTEQGTVLQVVSNTGWMIPYVSCVYVGLGMLVHFMGTLTRFARRRVEEANRLAKANAADEAGPSLLSAAAWKQPIVWAPALAAVVAVAYFGSKASPPSDAAGAMAIQRFGALPVAEGGRIKPIDTLARTTLQAISARQEVFEDKDDRDGLPATQWLLETISGREGWAQHPVFRIESLELLDALGLEHRTGFFRYSYEEVMNPEAGFAKQFDAAIAQQAAIEEAKKAGEEAEPLSLVQQQTLALADKITLVHQLAGAFGDPRINGENEQEVRQQLVAAQANAERLSRSGAVLAVPPSEADGEWSTLFQSNLANLMRLATKQPLEPAGAAWSDALTAYNRGMPKEFGDSLTDIEAAIEKYERSLESSPEVLAKLASSERLDAAAVRFEHFFSHFSPFYYCAAMYLVAFVLTALSWLGQGTVTKALGRAALAVIVVTLLVHTFALVGRIYISGRPPVTNLYSSAVFIGWGAVLFGVAYEAIYKIGIGSAVASLLGFATLVVAHYLSLDGDTYTVLRAVLDTQFWLATHVVCVTLGYSTTYLAGFLGAGYLIAMGAPRLVGAKSLLTKQVGDQLIRMAYGTLCFALLFSFVGTVLGGLWADDSWGRFWGWDPKENGALIIVLWNALVLHARWGKMIGPVGFATLAVGGNIVTTWSWFGVNELGVGLHAYGASESNTASMLLFFATSQLLVMTLALLPSRYKQVA, from the coding sequence ATGGGCGCGACCCTCGAAGCTACTCCCAGTGCCACGACGGCACGACCGACCGACGCGCCGCGCTCTCGACGCGAGGCGTCGACGCTGGAGCGGCTGCTCGGGCCGTTGGCGTCGCTGCGGTTGACGGTCGTGCTCTTCTCGCTGGCGATCTTCTTGGTCTTCGCGGGGACGCTTGCCCAGGTGGACCACGACGTTTGGTACGTGGTCGAAGAGAACTACTTCCGCGTCTGGGTGGCGACGATCGAATGGCAGGCGTTCGCGCGGCTGGTGGAGATGTTCACCAAGAGCGAGGCGCAGCCGATCACGGGGGGTTTCTTGTTCCCCGGCGGCAAGCTGATCGGTGTGGCGATGTTCCTCAACCTGCTCGCCGCGCATTCGGTGCGCTTCAAGGTCGCGTCGAAGGGCGGCCGGCTGGCGGCCGGGCTCGCGCTTGTCGTGGCGGGCGTGGCGGCGACGGCGTGGGTCATCTTCGGCGACAAGACGGTCGGTGACGAACTGTCGCCGGCTTTCAGTGACGGCCTCTGGCAAGCCATGCGCGCCGGCATCGCGGGCCTAGCGCTCGTGATGACGTATTGGTCGCTACAAGCCCGCGCGCGATTGCGAACCGCGGAGTGGGGCCTGGCGATGGCGCTGAGTCTCGTGCTGCTCGGCGTCGCGGCGTACCTGTTCTTGTATCCCTCGGCCGCGCCTGACAACTCGGGCATGCGCATTCTGTGGCAACTCACGAAGTCTTGCGGCGCCGCGGTGCTGTGCCTCGTGGGCTGTCTGCTGGCTTTCAAGCAGCGCGCGGGCATCGTGCTGCTGCACGCCGGCGTGGCGCTGCTGTTGGTGAATGAACTGGTGGTGGACCTCGCCCACGTCGAGGGCGTCATGTCCATCCAGGAGGGCGCGACCGCCAACTATGCCGAGGACATCCGCAGCGTCGAACTAGCGGTCGTCGCCGACGAAGGAGACACGCAGCGCGTCACCGTCGTGCCACAGAACGTGCTCGCCAAAGCCGCCAAGTCGGGCGAAGTCGTGAAGCATCCCGACCTGCCATTCGATCTCAAGGTCGTGCGGTTCGACGAAAACTCGACGCTCGCCGCGGTGGGCCCTGTCGCCGAGAACCCCGCCACGCAAGGCGCCGGCTTGCAGCGCATCGCGCTAGCGAATCGTTCGGTGTCGGGCGCCTCGGCCGCCAGCGGCGTCAACCGGCCTTCGGCCTACGTCGAGCCGATCGACAAGGAGACCGGCAAGTCGCTCGGCGTGTGGCTGGTGTCAAACTCGTACATGCGCACGCCCGGGGGCGGCGGTATCGGCCTGCTCTCGCAGCCGATCGAGGCCGGTGGCGAGACGTACGGCGTCGATCTGCGCTTCAAGCGGCTCTACAAGGACTATTCGGTCACGCTGCAAGACTTCCGGTTCGATCGGTACTCGGGGACCAACGTCCCGAAGAACTTTCAGTCGGACGTCGTGATCAATGACCCGTCGCGCGGCGTCGAACGCGACGCGAAGATCTGGATGAACAACCCGCTGCGCTACGCCGGCGATACGCTCTACCAGCAGGGCTATGACGAAGTCACCGAGCAGGGGACCGTCCTCCAGGTGGTCAGCAACACGGGCTGGATGATCCCGTATGTGAGCTGCGTTTACGTCGGCCTGGGAATGCTCGTGCACTTCATGGGCACGCTGACGCGCTTCGCACGGCGGCGCGTCGAAGAAGCGAACCGCCTAGCGAAGGCGAACGCCGCCGACGAAGCGGGCCCGAGCCTGCTCTCAGCGGCCGCTTGGAAGCAGCCGATCGTGTGGGCGCCAGCGCTCGCCGCGGTGGTGGCGGTCGCTTACTTCGGTAGCAAGGCAAGCCCGCCGAGCGACGCAGCGGGGGCGATGGCGATCCAGCGCTTCGGCGCGTTGCCGGTCGCCGAGGGGGGCCGCATCAAACCGATCGACACGCTCGCCCGCACGACGCTGCAGGCGATCAGCGCCCGGCAAGAAGTCTTCGAAGACAAGGACGACCGCGACGGCCTGCCGGCGACGCAGTGGCTGCTCGAAACGATCTCGGGGCGCGAGGGTTGGGCGCAACACCCGGTGTTCCGCATCGAGAGCCTCGAGTTGCTCGACGCGCTGGGTCTCGAACACCGCACGGGCTTCTTCCGTTACAGCTACGAAGAAGTGATGAACCCCGAGGCCGGCTTCGCGAAACAGTTCGACGCCGCGATCGCGCAGCAAGCGGCGATCGAGGAGGCGAAGAAGGCGGGCGAGGAAGCCGAGCCCTTGTCGCTCGTCCAGCAACAGACGCTCGCCCTGGCGGACAAGATTACGCTGGTGCACCAGCTTGCCGGCGCTTTCGGCGACCCGCGCATCAACGGCGAGAACGAACAAGAGGTGCGGCAGCAGCTCGTCGCCGCGCAGGCCAACGCCGAGAGACTCAGCCGCTCCGGCGCGGTGCTCGCCGTGCCGCCGAGCGAGGCCGATGGCGAGTGGTCGACGCTCTTCCAGTCGAACCTGGCGAACCTGATGCGGCTGGCGACCAAGCAGCCGCTCGAGCCCGCCGGCGCCGCTTGGAGCGACGCCCTCACGGCGTACAACCGCGGCATGCCCAAGGAGTTCGGCGATAGCCTCACCGACATCGAAGCGGCGATCGAGAAGTACGAGCGTTCGCTCGAATCCTCGCCCGAGGTGTTGGCGAAACTCGCCTCGTCCGAAAGGCTCGACGCCGCCGCAGTGCGGTTCGAGCACTTCTTCAGCCACTTTAGCCCTTTCTATTACTGCGCGGCGATGTACCTCGTGGCGTTCGTGCTGACAGCGTTGTCGTGGCTGGGTCAGGGGACCGTGACGAAGGCGTTGGGGCGTGCGGCGCTCGCGGTGATCGTTGTGACGCTGCTCGTGCACACGTTCGCCTTGGTGGGCCGTATCTACATTTCGGGCCGGCCGCCGGTGACGAACCTCTATTCGTCGGCGGTGTTCATCGGCTGGGGCGCGGTGCTGTTCGGCGTGGCGTACGAAGCGATCTACAAGATCGGCATCGGCAGCGCTGTGGCGAGCTTGTTGGGCTTCGCGACGCTGGTGGTGGCTCACTACCTGTCGCTCGACGGCGACACGTACACCGTCCTCCGCGCGGTGCTCGACACGCAGTTCTGGCTCGCGACGCACGTCGTCTGTGTGACGCTCGGTTACTCGACGACGTACCTCGCTGGCTTCCTCGGCGCCGGTTACCTGATCGCGATGGGCGCCCCCCGGCTGGTGGGCGCAAAGAGTCTGCTCACCAAGCAAGTTGGCGACCAACTCATCCGCATGGCTTACGGCACGCTCTGCTTCGCGCTGCTCTTTAGCTTCGTCGGCACCGTGCTCGGCGGCTTGTGGGCGGACGACTCGTGGGGCCGCTTCTGGGGCTGGGACCCGAAGGAGAACGGCGCCCTGATCATCGTGCTCTGGAACGCCCTGGTGCTGCACGCCCGCTGGGGCAAGATGATCGGCCCGGTGGGCTTCGCCACGCTCGCCGTCGGCGGCAACATCGTCACCACCTGGAGCTGGTTCGGCGTCAACGAACTAGGCGTCGGCCTCCACGCCTACGGCGCCTCCGAAAGCAACACGGCCAGCATGCTCCTCTTCTTCGCGACAAGCCAACTGCTGGTAATGACCCTTGCCCTCTTACCGTCACGCTACAAGCAAGTTGCTTAG
- a CDS encoding helix-turn-helix domain-containing protein translates to MSQKFISLEDAAARLGITKERLNHLRDANVINGYKDGTSWKFRTEHIERLESEGIPPEDEGEDFTLDAAEEYSLGDLGDDLPEVKLDDDAPDEAPPTEIGGSADDDDDIGLGVEPLGDGDDAESILLTGDDEIEGGIPRPQSTIIGKSDLSLEDDLMLASGSDAAAKAGPKPGSSAFEDLDELELDLETESRVFEAKHAEAARKASEEIAKAESSLKLGSDSDIDLDLGDASAVRGSDVLGKGDVDEAGSPGLSGPGSVSGLGGIDSIQLGEDEDDDLVLGGSDGSDGLATGDSGINLSPSDSGFALDEVPLDLGGSQIGSALDLAALSAAGSGASGMGSVMSGLGGEDFQLTPADSGDEEEDSSQIVALEEVGEEDEDLPGFEAIDEGEGDDDFGGGFDAGGFGTEAAAAPVAVGSSQEVPFPGWVLGMLIAGFFSMLLAGVMAMDLMQTMWSWDEPFAFSSGLMEGLLSIVGQ, encoded by the coding sequence ATGTCGCAGAAGTTCATCAGCCTCGAAGACGCCGCCGCCCGCCTTGGGATCACGAAGGAACGGCTCAATCACCTTCGTGACGCCAACGTGATCAACGGCTACAAGGACGGGACGAGCTGGAAGTTCCGCACCGAGCACATCGAGCGGCTCGAATCGGAGGGCATCCCCCCCGAGGACGAGGGCGAGGACTTCACTCTCGACGCCGCGGAGGAGTACAGCCTCGGCGATTTGGGCGACGACCTACCCGAGGTCAAGCTGGACGATGACGCCCCCGATGAAGCCCCGCCGACCGAGATCGGCGGTTCGGCGGACGATGATGACGACATCGGTCTGGGCGTCGAGCCGTTGGGCGATGGCGACGATGCCGAGTCGATCCTGCTCACCGGTGATGACGAGATCGAAGGGGGCATCCCGCGCCCGCAGAGCACGATCATCGGCAAGAGCGATCTGTCGCTCGAAGACGACTTGATGCTCGCTAGCGGCAGCGACGCCGCCGCCAAAGCGGGCCCCAAACCCGGCTCCAGTGCGTTCGAGGACCTTGACGAGCTTGAGCTCGACCTTGAGACCGAGTCGCGCGTCTTCGAGGCCAAGCACGCCGAAGCCGCTCGCAAGGCGTCCGAGGAAATTGCCAAGGCAGAGTCGAGCCTCAAGCTCGGCTCGGACAGCGACATCGACCTCGACCTGGGCGACGCCTCGGCTGTCCGTGGCTCGGACGTGCTCGGCAAGGGCGATGTCGACGAGGCCGGTTCGCCGGGTCTCTCTGGCCCCGGTAGCGTCAGCGGCCTGGGCGGCATCGACAGCATTCAGCTCGGCGAAGACGAGGATGACGACCTTGTGCTCGGCGGCTCGGACGGTTCAGACGGTCTAGCCACGGGCGATAGCGGCATCAACCTCTCCCCCTCGGACAGCGGCTTTGCCTTGGACGAGGTGCCGCTCGACCTGGGCGGCTCGCAGATCGGATCGGCCCTGGACTTGGCGGCCCTCTCGGCGGCCGGATCGGGCGCGTCGGGCATGGGCTCGGTGATGTCGGGCCTGGGTGGCGAAGACTTCCAACTCACCCCTGCCGACAGCGGCGACGAGGAAGAAGACAGCTCGCAGATCGTCGCCCTCGAAGAGGTCGGTGAGGAGGACGAGGACCTCCCCGGTTTCGAGGCGATCGACGAAGGCGAGGGGGACGACGATTTCGGCGGCGGTTTCGACGCCGGCGGCTTCGGGACCGAGGCGGCCGCCGCCCCGGTCGCGGTCGGCTCTTCCCAAGAGGTTCCGTTCCCGGGTTGGGTGCTCGGCATGTTGATCGCCGGCTTCTTCTCGATGCTGCTGGCCGGCGTCATGGCGATGGACCTGATGCAGACCATGTGGTCCTGGGACGAGCCCTTCGCGTTCAGCAGCGGCCTCATGGAAGGCCTCCTGAGCATCGTCGGGCAATAG